The Thermoanaerobaculales bacterium genome segment TTTTCATCAGCCTGACCGGCCGCGAGCTGCGCGACTGATGGCCGCCTTCCGGATCCTGCGCCGCGATCTTCTGCGCTACCTGCGCAACCCGGGCCGCACCGCGCTCCTGTTCGCGATCCCGCTGATGATGGCCGCGATCTTCGCCGTCGTCTTCGGCGGTCACGGGGACGACGGCGGCATCGTGATCCGGGTGCTGCTGTGGGACGAGGACTCGAGCCTGCTCGGGCGGATGCTCCAGGGCGCGGGGGACCGGCCGGAGGCCGAGGGCCGCCTCGAGGTGGTGCCGGTGGGGCCGGAGGGCATGGAGATGATGCGCCACGGCGACGCCTCGGCGCTGGTCCATCTGCCGAAGGGGTTCACGCGCGCCGTCATCGACGGCGACCCGGCCACCGTCGAGCTGGTCAAGAACCCCGCCCAGCGCTTCCTGCCCCTGGTCGTCGAGGAGGGCGTGGTCCTGGGCGCCACGGTGCTGTCCGCGGGCTCGCGCGCGCTGCGGCCGGAGCTCGACGTCGTCTCCTCCTTCCTCGATGCCGACCATGCGCCCGAGGACGCCGCGGTGGCGTCGCTCAGCGCCTCCTTCAACCGCCGCGCCAGGCAGCTCGACCGCTACGTGTTTCCGCCGGTGGTCAGGCTCGAGGCGGTCGACGTCGGCGCGCAGGAGGGCGAAGAGACCGCGGCGAAACCGCAGGGGATCGCCGCGGTGCTGAGCGTGTTCCTGCCCGGCTTCGCGATCCTGGGCGTGCTGTTCCTGGCCCAGTCGGCGACCCGGGACATGCTGCACGACCGCGAGACCGGGGTGGTGCGGCAGCTGCTCACCGCGCCGGTCACCCCCGCCTCGTACCTGGCCGGCAAGTGCCTGTCGGTGCTGGTGGTCAGCGGCGCGGGGCTCGGGCTGCTGGTCGCCGCGG includes the following:
- a CDS encoding ABC transporter permease yields the protein MAAFRILRRDLLRYLRNPGRTALLFAIPLMMAAIFAVVFGGHGDDGGIVIRVLLWDEDSSLLGRMLQGAGDRPEAEGRLEVVPVGPEGMEMMRHGDASALVHLPKGFTRAVIDGDPATVELVKNPAQRFLPLVVEEGVVLGATVLSAGSRALRPELDVVSSFLDADHAPEDAAVASLSASFNRRARQLDRYVFPPVVRLEAVDVGAQEGEETAAKPQGIAAVLSVFLPGFAILGVLFLAQSATRDMLHDRETGVVRQLLTAPVTPASYLAGKCLSVLVVSGAGLGLLVAAGVAAGVSWGPPLAVAAVVVAAAVAASGTLLLISSVVGSERQGDALSTIVIMSWCMLGGAFVPLAQMPAFLHPIASTTLVYWATSAFAALIAGGALADVLPNLAVLAGGGALGIAVGAAVMGRRLARGLL